One genomic segment of Bradyrhizobium diazoefficiens includes these proteins:
- a CDS encoding SMODS domain-containing nucleotidyltransferase → MSLTSANLVGYLRAEFDRASKLRVALFFLQLAVALPAAISVVIPDNYHATLYTIAICGALLLALWWVVNGAYEKSRSAAQAARRAALLTGGLEESLSPSEISALRERFTVSTEKAQKFEKGDYYASSLPAGAGRLAEMLEESALYSEHLQRISSHVMLGILWFFLLIFFGIAFATVPFVEREVAFLVLRVFLALIVFVMSADVLGAYQEQKSAAKEIRDIRQRLSAADANGYPMPDVLLAMTDYNAAVEGAPETIPVRLVCRRARSTLESLPGRPCRCARQEGRSMKLIDQFNTFLNDTVNLNQTRVSDLEKSIEAIKQAIRDSDWKPKIQSWAPQGSWAHKTIIKPVDQGEFDADLLVFVHPVDGWTARDYVEKLYDALRENTTYKDKLKRWSHCVTINYANERKIDVAPCVVNRIGARLEVCNRLDDEFERSEPIQYTDWLTTQNGYSGSNSFRKVTRLIKYMRDIKTRFTCTSVLLTTLLGYRIQSTDKDTDAFADTPTALKTIFGRLDDWLQANNAKPTVSNPFLLEENFADAWTDDQYTNFRDKVHTYRDWIDEAYDEEDRNESIAKWRRVFGDEFAASVDIDEGKSISKMAIAKLKESVSAAALFAGDLVDAVKSYGVRALPEGFNKRPYMKAPKWKKARTGTFPIFVKAVLYQSKGYNKLRDVQSLDPVPKGRWLEFTAVTNLGLPPSKDEFTVEWRVTNTDEAAYNARALRGGFYPSEGGQSRFEELSYRGVHLVEAFVIRRRDDALVAQSEPFRVLIE, encoded by the coding sequence GTGAGCCTCACGTCAGCGAATCTGGTCGGCTATTTACGCGCCGAGTTCGACAGGGCGTCGAAGCTCCGCGTAGCGCTGTTCTTCCTGCAACTCGCCGTCGCACTGCCGGCCGCGATCTCGGTTGTCATCCCTGACAACTACCATGCCACCCTTTACACCATTGCGATCTGCGGCGCGCTCCTGCTCGCGCTCTGGTGGGTGGTGAATGGAGCGTATGAAAAGTCCCGATCTGCGGCGCAAGCTGCCCGGCGCGCCGCTCTCCTTACCGGCGGCTTGGAAGAATCACTCTCGCCGAGCGAAATCAGCGCCCTCCGTGAGCGATTCACGGTCTCAACCGAAAAGGCCCAGAAGTTCGAGAAAGGGGACTACTACGCCTCCTCCCTGCCCGCCGGAGCCGGGCGCCTTGCGGAAATGCTGGAAGAATCTGCTCTCTACAGTGAGCACCTGCAACGCATCAGCAGCCATGTAATGCTCGGCATCCTGTGGTTCTTCCTTTTGATCTTCTTTGGCATTGCCTTCGCCACTGTGCCCTTCGTGGAGCGCGAAGTGGCGTTCTTGGTGCTGCGGGTGTTCTTGGCGTTGATCGTATTCGTGATGTCAGCGGACGTGCTCGGCGCGTACCAAGAGCAAAAATCCGCGGCAAAAGAGATCAGGGACATCCGCCAGCGCCTGTCCGCCGCTGATGCGAACGGCTACCCGATGCCCGATGTGTTGCTCGCCATGACTGATTATAACGCGGCCGTCGAGGGCGCGCCGGAAACCATACCTGTACGGCTGGTATGTCGACGAGCTCGATCAACGCTGGAAAGCCTACCAGGCAGACCGTGCCGCTGCGCGCGCCAAGAGGGCCGCAGCATGAAGCTGATCGATCAATTCAACACGTTCCTCAACGATACCGTCAACCTGAACCAGACGCGGGTCAGCGATCTCGAAAAAAGCATTGAGGCCATCAAGCAGGCCATTCGGGATTCCGATTGGAAGCCAAAAATCCAGAGCTGGGCGCCTCAAGGTTCGTGGGCACATAAGACGATCATCAAGCCAGTAGATCAAGGCGAGTTCGACGCCGATCTGCTGGTGTTCGTCCATCCTGTCGATGGCTGGACGGCGCGGGACTATGTCGAAAAGCTGTATGACGCCCTGCGCGAGAACACCACCTATAAAGACAAGCTGAAGCGCTGGTCGCACTGCGTTACGATCAACTACGCCAACGAACGCAAAATCGACGTGGCGCCCTGCGTGGTGAATCGGATCGGGGCGCGCCTGGAAGTCTGCAACCGCCTCGACGACGAGTTCGAGCGTTCCGAGCCTATCCAGTACACCGACTGGCTGACCACGCAGAACGGCTACTCGGGCAGCAACAGCTTCCGCAAGGTTACCCGCCTCATCAAGTACATGCGGGACATCAAGACGCGGTTTACCTGCACATCCGTGCTGCTCACGACGCTGCTCGGCTATCGCATCCAGAGTACTGACAAAGATACCGACGCGTTCGCGGACACCCCGACTGCTCTAAAGACGATTTTCGGCCGCCTCGATGATTGGCTGCAGGCGAATAACGCTAAGCCAACGGTCTCGAATCCGTTTCTGCTGGAAGAGAATTTCGCCGACGCGTGGACCGACGACCAGTACACGAACTTCCGCGACAAGGTCCACACATACCGGGATTGGATCGACGAAGCTTATGACGAGGAGGACCGCAACGAAAGCATCGCCAAGTGGCGGCGTGTTTTCGGCGACGAGTTCGCTGCATCGGTTGACATCGACGAAGGCAAATCCATCAGCAAGATGGCCATTGCCAAGCTGAAGGAGAGCGTCAGCGCTGCTGCGCTGTTCGCCGGTGATCTCGTGGATGCCGTCAAGAGCTATGGCGTTCGAGCACTGCCGGAAGGCTTCAACAAGCGCCCGTATATGAAGGCGCCGAAGTGGAAAAAAGCTCGCACCGGCACGTTCCCAATCTTCGTCAAAGCCGTGCTCTACCAATCCAAGGGCTACAACAAGCTTCGCGATGTGCAGTCGCTTGATCCGGTACCGAAGGGCCGATGGCTCGAATTTACGGCGGTGACAAATCTCGGCCTGCCGCCTAGCAAAGACGAGTTTACCGTGGAGTGGCGCGTCACCAACACCGACGAAGCGGCCTATAACGCCCGGGCCCTGCGCGGTGGTTTCTACCCGTCAGAAGGCGGCCAGAGCCGTTTTGAGGAGCTGAGCTACCGCGGTGTGCATCTGGTCGAAGCGTTCGTGATCCGCAGGCGGGATGATGCTCTTGTCGCACAAAGCGAGCCGTTCCGCGTCTTGATTGAGTGA
- a CDS encoding SIR2 family protein, with protein MTKDHGPKPDDIDPYERQFLPPDGNFENLVSNWGRLNSRLTIFLGAGASVGAKNRAGQLLPSALRLRDEIWLEFMCNDEERRAFGPKTLGMMTLEHAAALAEARAGRGAIEEYLTTRFDCIRPLWQHAVLPFLGPKALFTTNYDELIEKGWRLQIGRPKTEEIFLRHNAAHLDSPAPRMSLFKPHGTMELAARQIGHGGLVITMFDYFRMIGDYKGMIERFLSDFNQSCVLFIGYAFMDMDIGAELFRLRQDRKIPWYAVFPRDDADVRRMYEQKFGILQINRRSLDFLVELDDRVDFIADKKWKFDQLSDLRGAGFIQ; from the coding sequence TTCCGCCTGACGGGAACTTCGAAAACCTTGTTAGCAACTGGGGCCGCTTAAATTCCCGGCTGACGATATTCCTGGGCGCCGGGGCTTCGGTCGGCGCCAAGAACCGGGCAGGTCAACTCTTACCTTCTGCACTGCGGCTGCGGGATGAGATCTGGCTGGAATTCATGTGCAACGATGAAGAGAGGCGAGCGTTTGGACCGAAAACGCTAGGGATGATGACCCTCGAGCATGCTGCGGCCTTGGCCGAAGCGCGGGCCGGACGGGGGGCCATTGAGGAATATCTGACGACGCGATTCGACTGCATCCGACCTCTTTGGCAACATGCTGTGCTTCCCTTTCTTGGACCTAAGGCGCTCTTCACTACGAATTATGATGAGCTCATCGAAAAGGGCTGGCGCCTTCAGATCGGGCGACCAAAAACGGAGGAGATCTTCCTAAGGCACAATGCAGCGCACCTGGATTCTCCGGCTCCCAGAATGTCCTTGTTCAAACCGCACGGGACAATGGAGCTAGCAGCGCGCCAAATCGGGCACGGTGGGCTCGTCATTACAATGTTCGATTACTTTCGCATGATTGGCGATTACAAAGGTATGATCGAACGGTTCCTTTCTGACTTCAACCAGAGCTGTGTGCTATTTATCGGATATGCTTTCATGGATATGGATATAGGAGCCGAGCTTTTTCGTCTTAGACAGGATAGAAAGATTCCCTGGTACGCCGTGTTCCCTCGAGACGATGCCGACGTTCGGAGGATGTACGAGCAGAAGTTCGGCATCCTGCAGATCAACCGGCGCTCACTAGACTTCCTTGTAGAGCTCGATGATCGAGTCGACTTCATTGCAGACAAGAAGTGGAAGTTTGATCAATTATCGGATCTTAGAGGAGCCGGCTTCATCCAATGA
- a CDS encoding DUF2235 domain-containing protein, whose amino-acid sequence MPKYIVIFSDGTGQAGGINFDEARTNVYKIYRACRVGPDTKVEPSEQVAFYDAGLGSASDGGHFKIGWMRWLYNLASMATGLGITRNIVDCYAAIIALYEEGDRVFLIGFSRGAYTVRSVAGVMTYCGIPRHMPDGSPLRRDPKSIHKLAEHAVKDVYQFCPSYSRKTLGYRQFLLETRDAIAAQFRQQYGSTSTINGAERANVFPYFIGVFDTVAALGHKYLGTALVTSGIALLIGLHWLGGFLQPVFPWAAWGAWILSYLGVATALIAFLMNYLKIAPSLPGYGFLKRLQTVHFAPPKHKFYDTTLNPNVGYAKHAIAIDENRADFKRVGWAPTAEKQDERDAHGNLYFEQVWFPGVHADVGGGYLENEARLSDVALNWLLAGASLIPGGLKHDGSVLRLSPNPAGPQHNEQAGGFLKAGVRDLPIDPESREAKSPMHKSVYRRFEAGSVLLYDRMAAYRPDNMRVHVDFKHYFDGSAGQPPQCIADDIERKWENAGYVGRL is encoded by the coding sequence ATGCCGAAGTATATTGTGATCTTCTCCGACGGCACAGGCCAGGCCGGCGGCATTAATTTCGACGAAGCGCGGACGAATGTTTACAAGATCTACCGCGCCTGCCGCGTCGGCCCGGACACGAAGGTCGAACCGTCCGAACAGGTCGCCTTCTATGACGCCGGTCTTGGGTCGGCGTCGGACGGCGGTCATTTCAAGATCGGCTGGATGCGCTGGCTCTACAATCTCGCCAGCATGGCGACGGGCCTCGGGATCACGAGGAACATCGTTGATTGTTACGCCGCGATCATTGCCCTGTATGAGGAGGGCGACCGCGTCTTCCTGATCGGTTTCAGCCGCGGGGCCTACACTGTGCGATCGGTTGCCGGCGTCATGACCTATTGCGGCATCCCGCGCCATATGCCCGATGGCTCGCCCCTGCGCCGCGATCCAAAGAGCATCCACAAGCTGGCCGAGCATGCCGTGAAGGATGTCTATCAATTCTGCCCATCCTACTCGCGCAAGACTCTTGGATACCGGCAGTTTCTGTTGGAGACTCGAGATGCGATCGCCGCACAATTCAGACAGCAGTACGGTAGCACAAGCACCATCAACGGCGCCGAGCGGGCGAACGTCTTTCCCTACTTCATCGGCGTGTTCGATACGGTCGCCGCCCTCGGCCACAAATATCTCGGCACGGCGCTCGTGACCTCCGGCATTGCGCTGCTGATCGGGCTTCACTGGCTCGGAGGCTTCCTTCAGCCGGTCTTTCCATGGGCGGCATGGGGAGCTTGGATTCTGAGTTACCTTGGCGTCGCTACAGCCCTGATCGCTTTTCTCATGAACTATCTCAAGATCGCGCCATCCCTGCCCGGCTATGGGTTCTTGAAGCGCCTCCAGACCGTGCATTTCGCGCCGCCGAAGCACAAATTCTACGACACGACGTTGAATCCAAATGTTGGCTACGCCAAGCATGCGATTGCGATCGACGAGAACCGCGCCGACTTCAAACGCGTCGGCTGGGCGCCCACGGCCGAGAAGCAGGACGAACGCGATGCGCACGGCAACCTCTACTTCGAACAGGTCTGGTTTCCCGGCGTGCATGCGGATGTCGGCGGCGGCTATCTGGAAAATGAGGCCCGCTTGTCGGATGTCGCGCTGAACTGGCTGCTCGCCGGAGCTTCGCTCATTCCAGGCGGGTTGAAACACGACGGCAGTGTTCTGCGGCTCTCGCCCAATCCCGCGGGTCCCCAGCACAATGAGCAGGCGGGAGGCTTTCTCAAGGCCGGCGTGCGCGATCTTCCAATCGATCCCGAGAGCAGGGAAGCGAAATCGCCGATGCACAAATCGGTCTATCGGCGCTTCGAGGCGGGATCGGTTCTCCTCTATGACCGCATGGCGGCCTATCGGCCGGACAACATGAGGGTTCACGTCGACTTCAAGCACTATTTCGATGGAAGCGCGGGGCAGCCGCCCCAATGCATCGCCGATGACATTGAACGGAAGTGGGAAAATGCCGGCTACGTCGGGCGGCTCTGA